From Providencia sp. R33, a single genomic window includes:
- the hybG gene encoding hydrogenase maturation factor HybG: MCLGIPGKIVAVGEDIHQLAQVDVCGVKRDVNIGLICEGETHELLGQWVLVHVGFAMSIINEEEAQSTLDALAAMSQLDHEVGDFSGLNAGATDAVRR; this comes from the coding sequence ATGTGCTTAGGCATTCCCGGAAAAATCGTGGCAGTGGGGGAAGATATTCACCAACTGGCGCAAGTGGATGTCTGCGGCGTGAAGCGGGACGTTAACATTGGCCTGATTTGTGAGGGAGAAACCCACGAATTATTGGGCCAATGGGTGCTGGTTCACGTGGGCTTTGCCATGAGTATCATCAACGAAGAAGAAGCACAGTCGACATTAGATGCCTTAGCGGCGATGAGCCAGCTTGACCATGAGGTCGGTGACTTTAGTGGCTTAAATGCGGGAGCAACAGATGCAGTACGTCGATGA
- the hypB gene encoding hydrogenase nickel incorporation protein HypB, with product MCSTCGCASGERRIEGDEHSHHHHDHHHDHDHHHGHDHHHHDHENAHDHHHGHDHHHDHDHHDHENQGQTVIIHHHYYHQGDVHNHYHQCEPTPVGDKAKKQKHKHKHKHVYAMAENSFKPVGEHHDLDYGQGEAGTHAPGISQKRMLQIEMDVLDKNNHLAEHNREAFAEKNILALNLVSSPGSGKTTLLTETLLRLRDKINCAVVEGDQQTTNDAQRIRETGVPAIQVNTGKGCHLDAQMIHDAVSRLGLDDNSLLFIENVGNLVCPASFDLGERHKVAVLSVTEGEDKPLKYPHMFAAADIMLLNKIDLLPYLHFDVDACIANAKQVNPNIQVIKVSATQGDGMDAWLAWLETQLCA from the coding sequence ATGTGTAGTACATGTGGATGCGCATCGGGAGAGCGCAGAATCGAAGGGGATGAGCACAGTCATCATCACCATGACCATCATCACGACCATGACCACCACCACGGCCATGATCATCATCATCACGATCATGAAAATGCCCATGACCATCATCATGGACACGATCACCACCACGATCATGACCATCATGACCATGAAAACCAAGGCCAAACCGTCATTATTCATCACCATTATTACCACCAAGGGGATGTGCATAACCACTATCACCAATGCGAACCTACGCCTGTTGGTGACAAAGCCAAAAAACAGAAACACAAACATAAGCATAAACACGTTTATGCCATGGCAGAAAATAGCTTCAAACCGGTAGGCGAACACCATGACTTGGATTACGGGCAGGGTGAAGCAGGCACGCACGCGCCGGGGATCAGCCAAAAGCGTATGCTGCAAATTGAAATGGACGTTTTAGATAAAAACAATCACTTAGCGGAACATAACCGCGAGGCATTTGCAGAAAAGAATATTTTAGCGTTAAACCTGGTTTCCAGCCCGGGCTCTGGGAAAACCACCCTATTAACGGAAACTTTACTACGCCTGCGCGACAAAATTAATTGTGCGGTGGTAGAGGGCGACCAACAAACCACCAACGATGCTCAGCGCATTCGTGAAACGGGGGTTCCTGCAATTCAAGTGAATACGGGTAAAGGCTGCCACTTAGATGCGCAGATGATCCACGATGCGGTTTCACGCTTAGGTTTGGATGATAACAGCTTGTTATTCATAGAAAATGTGGGGAACTTAGTGTGCCCTGCAAGCTTTGATTTAGGTGAACGCCATAAAGTGGCTGTATTGTCCGTGACCGAAGGGGAAGATAAACCCTTAAAATACCCGCATATGTTTGCTGCTGCAGACATTATGTTGCTCAATAAAATCGACTTACTGCCATACCTGCATTTTGATGTGGACGCTTGCATTGCCAATGCCAAACAAGTCAATCCAAACATCCAAGTGATTAAAGTCTCCGCAACACAGGGGGATGGCATGGATGCATGGCTCGCATGGCTGGAGACTCAGCTATGTGCTTAG
- the hypA gene encoding hydrogenase maturation nickel metallochaperone HypA: protein MHEVSLCQSTLEIIEQQAKQNAVKKVTAVWLEIGALSCVEESAFRFCFDIACRGTVAQGCQLHMMHRPAQAWCWDCSEMVEIDSHQSVCPQCQSLNLKVESGDSLRIKELEVE from the coding sequence ATGCATGAAGTTTCATTGTGCCAAAGCACACTCGAAATAATTGAACAACAAGCCAAGCAAAACGCCGTGAAAAAAGTCACGGCAGTTTGGTTAGAAATAGGTGCGCTTTCCTGTGTTGAAGAAAGCGCATTTCGCTTTTGTTTTGATATCGCCTGTCGCGGCACTGTCGCACAAGGTTGCCAATTGCATATGATGCACCGTCCAGCGCAGGCGTGGTGCTGGGATTGCAGTGAAATGGTGGAAATTGATAGCCATCAATCCGTTTGTCCACAATGCCAAAGTTTGAATTTAAAAGTGGAAAGTGGCGATAGCTTGCGCATCAAAGAATTAGAGGTCGAATAG
- the hybE gene encoding hydrogenase-2 assembly chaperone → MPDDIKGYQSNPRTLVEAAFQRVAEQSMHDLSFLHPSMPVYASEFALFENQWVGAVITPWMLSALILPGPEQYWEHRTVGDKVGLILPYGEMTYTVGELDGLTQYFACSLMSPLDKSLSPEQGIHLTDDCRRILLSLPVSDPNVPQSPARRALFARHLKEA, encoded by the coding sequence ATGCCTGATGATATTAAAGGTTATCAAAGCAACCCACGAACTCTGGTAGAGGCTGCATTTCAACGGGTGGCGGAGCAATCGATGCACGATTTGTCTTTCCTCCATCCGTCGATGCCAGTTTATGCCAGTGAGTTTGCTTTGTTTGAAAACCAATGGGTTGGTGCGGTTATTACTCCGTGGATGCTCAGCGCGCTTATTTTACCGGGGCCTGAACAGTATTGGGAGCACCGTACTGTTGGCGATAAAGTGGGCTTGATTTTACCTTATGGGGAAATGACCTATACCGTTGGGGAACTTGACGGGCTGACGCAATATTTTGCCTGTTCCTTGATGTCTCCGTTGGATAAAAGCTTGAGCCCTGAGCAGGGTATTCACCTTACTGATGATTGCCGTCGTATTTTGTTGTCCCTGCCAGTGAGTGACCCAAATGTGCCGCAATCGCCAGCGCGCCGCGCGTTATTTGCGCGACACTTAAAGGAGGCATAA
- a CDS encoding HyaD/HybD family hydrogenase maturation endopeptidase, with the protein MRILVLGVGNILLSDEGIGVRIVEALEERYHLPECVEVLDGGTAGMELIGPMADRDHLIIADVVLSSQQPGSLLVLRDDEVPALFTRKISPHQLGLSDVLSALHLTDEFPQRLTLVGVVPESLEPHIGLTATGQAALEPALQKVIDVLRSEGLEITAKEESLHA; encoded by the coding sequence ATGCGGATTTTAGTCTTAGGCGTTGGCAACATTTTGCTGAGCGACGAAGGAATTGGTGTACGCATTGTTGAAGCATTGGAAGAGCGTTATCACCTGCCTGAATGTGTGGAAGTACTCGATGGCGGTACCGCAGGAATGGAACTGATCGGCCCAATGGCCGATCGCGACCACTTAATTATTGCGGATGTGGTGTTATCGAGCCAGCAACCCGGTTCGTTATTAGTGCTACGTGATGACGAAGTGCCTGCATTGTTTACCCGTAAAATTTCACCTCATCAATTAGGGTTATCCGATGTGTTATCCGCGCTGCATTTAACAGATGAATTTCCGCAGCGTTTGACCTTAGTGGGCGTCGTGCCTGAGTCCTTAGAGCCGCACATCGGTTTAACCGCTACAGGGCAGGCTGCATTAGAACCTGCGTTGCAAAAAGTGATTGATGTGCTGCGCAGTGAAGGTTTGGAAATTACGGCAAAAGAAGAGAGTTTACATGCCTGA
- the hybC gene encoding hydrogenase 2 large subunit, producing MSQRITIDPVTRIEGHLRIDCEIEDGKVTKAWASGTMWRGMEEIVKGKDPRDAWMIMQRICGVCTTVHGIVSVRTIESALNIDVPVNAQYIRNMILAAHTIQDHIVHFYQLSALDWVDITSALNADPNKAAEILKGVSTWPLNSAEEFTRVQDKIKKLVASGQLGIFANGYWGHPAMKLSPEVNLIAVAHYLQALECQRDANRIVALLGGKTPHIQNLAVGGVANPINLDGVGVLNLERLMYVKSFIDRLGDFIEQVYKIDAAVIAAGYPEWLEVGQGAKHYMCMPEMPMDGKNGSFLLPGGYLENSDFSTYRPITSHMDEYLINGIKESSKHAWYKENEPQAPWEGTTNPDYTGWDDDGKYSWVKAPTFYDKTVEVGPLADLLCKLAAKHEPTEKHFNDVVNLYQTLTGNSISVDQLHSTLGRIIGRSVRCCVLNETLSIQWQALVDNIGKGDFTTFVKPNFPENATIKGVGFGEVPRGLLSHWVVIKDGKIENYQAVVPSTWNSGPRNFNDEPGPYEQALVGTPVADPTKPLEVVRTIHSFDPCMSCAVHIVDPEGGEVTKVKVL from the coding sequence ATGAGCCAACGTATAACAATAGATCCAGTCACTCGTATCGAAGGTCACTTACGCATTGATTGTGAAATTGAAGATGGAAAAGTCACCAAGGCTTGGGCTTCAGGCACCATGTGGCGCGGTATGGAAGAAATCGTCAAAGGGAAAGACCCACGTGATGCATGGATGATCATGCAGCGTATTTGCGGGGTTTGCACCACTGTTCACGGCATTGTGTCTGTGCGTACCATTGAAAGCGCACTGAATATTGATGTGCCCGTTAACGCACAGTACATCCGTAACATGATTTTAGCGGCGCATACCATTCAAGACCATATTGTCCATTTTTATCAATTATCGGCGCTTGATTGGGTCGATATCACCTCCGCGTTAAATGCAGACCCAAATAAAGCCGCAGAAATCCTCAAAGGGGTTTCTACATGGCCACTTAATAGCGCAGAAGAATTTACCCGCGTACAAGACAAAATTAAAAAGCTGGTGGCAAGTGGTCAGCTAGGGATTTTTGCGAACGGCTATTGGGGTCACCCAGCGATGAAATTGTCGCCTGAAGTGAACTTGATTGCGGTCGCGCACTATTTACAAGCCCTTGAATGCCAACGGGATGCAAACCGTATTGTGGCACTGTTAGGGGGGAAAACACCGCACATCCAAAACCTCGCCGTGGGCGGTGTCGCGAACCCGATTAACCTTGATGGAGTCGGTGTTCTTAACCTTGAGCGTTTAATGTATGTGAAATCCTTTATCGACCGTTTAGGGGATTTTATCGAGCAAGTCTATAAAATCGACGCTGCTGTCATTGCAGCGGGCTACCCAGAATGGTTGGAAGTTGGTCAAGGGGCGAAACACTACATGTGTATGCCTGAAATGCCAATGGATGGCAAAAATGGCAGTTTCTTATTGCCAGGTGGTTACCTCGAAAATAGCGATTTCAGTACCTATCGCCCAATTACCAGCCATATGGACGAGTATTTGATCAACGGTATCAAAGAAAGTAGCAAACACGCATGGTACAAAGAAAACGAGCCACAAGCACCGTGGGAAGGCACCACAAACCCTGACTACACTGGTTGGGACGATGACGGCAAATATTCATGGGTGAAAGCGCCAACCTTCTACGATAAAACCGTCGAAGTGGGGCCATTAGCGGACTTACTGTGCAAACTGGCAGCAAAACATGAGCCAACGGAAAAACACTTTAATGATGTGGTGAACCTGTATCAAACACTGACAGGTAACAGCATTAGTGTTGATCAACTGCACTCCACACTAGGTCGAATTATCGGTCGTAGCGTGCGTTGCTGTGTGCTGAATGAAACACTGTCAATTCAATGGCAAGCGCTGGTGGATAACATCGGTAAAGGTGACTTTACCACATTTGTAAAACCAAACTTCCCAGAAAACGCAACGATCAAAGGTGTTGGTTTTGGGGAAGTGCCACGTGGTCTGCTCTCACACTGGGTGGTTATCAAAGACGGTAAAATTGAAAACTATCAAGCGGTTGTGCCATCCACATGGAACTCTGGCCCACGTAATTTCAATGACGAACCAGGCCCTTATGAGCAAGCGTTGGTAGGAACCCCTGTTGCTGACCCAACTAAGCCGCTTGAGGTGGTGAGAACCATTCACTCATTTGACCCATGTATGTCTTGCGCGGTGCACATTGTGGATCCTGAAGGTGGGGAAGTCACTAAGGTTAAGGTGCTGTAA
- the hybB gene encoding Ni/Fe-hydrogenase cytochrome b subunit, translating into MTTHHKEKPLGGRLVSWPIMVFGPLVLLCVILIIKRLVFGLGSVSDLNGGYPWGIWIAFDLLIGTGFACGGWALAWAVYVFNRGEYHPLVRPALLASLFGYSLGGLSITIDVGRYWNLPYFYIPGFFNTNSVLFETAVCMTIYIGVMALEFAPALCERFGWKVSLKRLNKVMFFIIALGALLPMMHQSSMGSLMISAGYKVHPIWQSYEMLPLLSLLTAFIMGFSIVIFEGSLLQAALKGQGADERPLFVRLTQILQVLLVLFLVCRFGELIYREKLHHIFNGDFYAMMFWIETVLMVIPLIIFRIPSLRNDSRWLYISGLSMLIGAAMWRMSYSLVAFNPGGGYDYFPTSEELLISMGFVAIEVCAYILLIRLLPVIPALKKTKMSHSEARGKA; encoded by the coding sequence ATGACGACGCATCATAAAGAAAAGCCGTTAGGCGGGCGTTTAGTCAGTTGGCCAATTATGGTCTTTGGGCCATTGGTGCTGCTTTGCGTCATTCTGATTATTAAACGTCTGGTTTTCGGCCTAGGTTCGGTTTCTGACCTTAACGGGGGTTATCCGTGGGGAATTTGGATTGCCTTTGACTTGCTGATAGGAACGGGGTTTGCCTGTGGTGGCTGGGCGCTGGCTTGGGCAGTGTATGTGTTTAACCGCGGGGAATATCACCCGCTGGTTCGTCCTGCATTGCTGGCCAGCTTATTTGGTTACTCCCTCGGTGGTTTATCTATCACCATCGACGTGGGGCGTTACTGGAACTTGCCGTATTTCTATATTCCGGGCTTCTTCAATACCAATTCAGTGTTGTTTGAAACCGCAGTGTGTATGACGATCTACATTGGTGTGATGGCATTAGAATTTGCCCCTGCACTGTGTGAACGTTTTGGCTGGAAAGTTTCATTAAAACGCTTGAATAAAGTGATGTTTTTTATCATCGCATTAGGGGCACTGCTGCCAATGATGCACCAATCCTCAATGGGATCGTTAATGATTTCAGCGGGATACAAGGTGCACCCAATTTGGCAAAGTTATGAAATGTTGCCGCTGCTCTCGCTGTTGACCGCGTTTATTATGGGGTTCTCGATAGTCATTTTCGAAGGCTCATTACTGCAAGCTGCCTTAAAGGGGCAAGGAGCAGATGAACGGCCACTGTTTGTGCGGCTAACGCAAATTCTGCAAGTGCTTTTGGTGCTGTTCCTCGTGTGCCGATTTGGCGAGTTGATTTATCGCGAAAAACTGCACCACATCTTCAATGGCGACTTCTACGCCATGATGTTCTGGATAGAAACCGTGTTAATGGTGATCCCATTAATTATCTTCCGCATCCCATCGCTGAGAAATGATTCGCGTTGGTTATACATCAGCGGGTTAAGCATGTTAATCGGGGCGGCAATGTGGCGGATGAGCTACTCCCTTGTCGCGTTCAATCCGGGGGGTGGTTATGACTACTTCCCAACATCAGAAGAACTTTTAATTTCAATGGGTTTTGTGGCAATTGAGGTCTGCGCGTACATCTTGCTGATCCGCCTACTACCCGTTATTCCAGCATTGAAAAAAACAAAGATGAGCCATTCAGAGGCCCGAGGTAAAGCATGA
- the hybA gene encoding hydrogenase 2 operon protein HybA, whose protein sequence is MNRRNFLKLSAGGALLASSSPSLAGAENRPPIPNSLGMLYDSTLCVGCQACVTKCQDINHPERNPVGEQTWSNNDKLTPYTNNIIQVWSSGTGVNKDQEKDGYAYIKKQCMHCVDPNCVSVCPVQALKKDPKTGIVHYDASVCTGCRYCMVACPFNIPKYAYDDKFGAIHKCELCNQKGVERLDKGGLPGCVEVCPTGAVIFGTREELLKEAKKRLTLKVGDEYGFPRQTLHSNDPNVIKVPKYEQHVYGELEGGGTQVIVLSGVPYQHLGLPELEQLSTGARSEHVQHTLYKGMVLPLAALAGLSFLVYRNTKNDKHEGDDSNDDAS, encoded by the coding sequence GTGAATAGACGAAATTTCCTTAAACTCTCCGCTGGGGGAGCGCTCCTTGCGAGCAGCTCACCGAGCTTGGCGGGAGCGGAAAACCGACCGCCAATTCCGAACTCCCTTGGCATGCTGTATGACTCAACGTTGTGCGTTGGGTGCCAAGCCTGCGTGACAAAATGCCAAGATATCAACCATCCAGAGCGTAACCCTGTGGGGGAGCAAACATGGTCGAACAACGACAAGCTTACTCCGTATACCAACAACATTATTCAGGTCTGGAGCAGCGGCACTGGGGTGAATAAAGATCAGGAAAAAGACGGTTACGCGTACATCAAAAAGCAGTGTATGCACTGTGTTGACCCTAACTGTGTGTCTGTTTGCCCTGTTCAAGCACTGAAAAAAGACCCGAAAACGGGCATCGTTCATTACGATGCGAGCGTGTGTACGGGTTGCCGCTACTGCATGGTAGCGTGCCCGTTCAACATTCCAAAATATGCTTACGATGATAAGTTTGGAGCCATTCATAAGTGCGAACTATGTAACCAAAAAGGTGTTGAGCGTCTAGACAAAGGCGGCTTACCGGGCTGTGTAGAAGTGTGCCCAACCGGCGCCGTGATTTTCGGTACGCGGGAAGAGTTACTCAAGGAAGCGAAAAAACGCTTAACACTCAAAGTGGGGGATGAATATGGCTTCCCACGCCAAACCCTGCATAGCAATGACCCGAATGTCATCAAAGTGCCGAAGTATGAACAACACGTATATGGGGAGCTTGAAGGCGGCGGAACGCAGGTCATTGTGCTCTCGGGTGTGCCATATCAGCACCTTGGCTTGCCTGAATTAGAGCAACTGTCGACCGGTGCGCGCTCTGAGCATGTTCAGCACACACTGTACAAAGGCATGGTGTTGCCGTTAGCGGCACTGGCAGGGTTGAGCTTCTTGGTGTATCGCAATACCAAGAATGACAAACACGAAGGAGATGACTCAAATGACGACGCATCATAA